The Clostridium sporogenes genome contains a region encoding:
- the thiE gene encoding thiamine phosphate synthase, whose protein sequence is MDLNYELYLITDRRFLKGRELKKVVEDAILGGVTIVQVREKDVSTREFYNVAKEVKEVTDHYKVPIIINDRLDIAQAINAHGVHLGQKDMHLNIARRILGKDKIIGISVGNVKEALEAENNGADYLGIGTIFPTGSKKDVDAIIGIDGLSKIKNNISIPSVAIGGINKTNFKDVLSTGIEGISVISAILDEDDINIAANNLLINK, encoded by the coding sequence ATGGATTTAAATTATGAACTTTATTTAATTACAGACAGAAGATTTTTAAAGGGACGTGAATTAAAAAAAGTTGTAGAAGACGCTATCCTCGGAGGAGTAACTATAGTACAGGTTAGAGAAAAAGACGTATCTACTAGAGAATTTTATAATGTAGCTAAAGAAGTAAAAGAAGTAACAGACCATTACAAAGTTCCTATAATTATAAATGATAGATTAGATATTGCTCAAGCTATAAATGCTCATGGTGTTCATTTAGGTCAAAAAGATATGCACCTTAATATAGCCAGAAGAATTTTAGGTAAGGATAAAATAATAGGCATATCTGTTGGAAATGTTAAAGAAGCCTTAGAAGCTGAAAATAATGGTGCAGATTATCTAGGAATAGGAACTATATTCCCTACAGGTAGTAAGAAAGATGTGGATGCAATTATTGGTATTGATGGATTATCAAAAATAAAGAACAATATATCTATCCCTTCTGTAGCCATAGGTGGCATAAATAAAACTAACTTTAAAGATGTTTTAAGCACTGGTATAGAAGGAATTTCTGTAATTTCAGCCATATTAGATGAAGATGATATAAACATT